In Streptomyces sp. NBC_00414, a single window of DNA contains:
- a CDS encoding sensor histidine kinase yields MDRAPGLSVRVRLTLSYAGFLMLAGVLLLAAVWLFLLRYVPDRAMLINADDHAMNGVFPIRSGLLRVFAPRAAAVLAFLLVFGLVGGWVLAGRMLAPLTRITGATRLASAGALSHRIRLPGRKDEFRELADAFDSMLARLEEHVAEQRRFAANASHELRTPLAISKALLDVARTDPDHDRGEVIERLHAVNTRAIDLTEALLLLSRAEQRTFAPEDVDLSLLAEEAAETLLPLAEKRGVTLETRGDITPTVGSHALLLQLTTNLVQNAIVHNLPDQGRVWVTVGVHPGGPGRVVIAVENTGAEISAQLASTFTEPFRRGIERVHTDRAGVGVGLGLAIVKTITQAHAGTLTLTPRPAGGLRVTVELPGAGNGSGNGSGK; encoded by the coding sequence GTGGATAGGGCACCCGGGCTGAGCGTTCGCGTCAGACTCACCCTCAGCTACGCCGGGTTCCTCATGCTCGCCGGTGTCCTGCTGCTCGCGGCGGTGTGGCTGTTCCTCCTGCGTTACGTCCCCGACCGCGCGATGCTCATCAACGCCGACGACCACGCGATGAACGGCGTTTTCCCCATCCGGTCCGGCCTCCTGCGCGTCTTCGCCCCCAGGGCGGCCGCGGTGCTGGCGTTCCTGCTGGTGTTCGGCCTCGTCGGCGGGTGGGTCCTGGCCGGCCGGATGCTCGCCCCACTGACCCGTATCACGGGCGCCACCCGGCTGGCCTCGGCCGGAGCGCTCTCCCACCGCATCCGGCTGCCCGGCCGCAAGGACGAGTTCCGCGAACTCGCCGACGCCTTCGACTCGATGCTGGCCCGGCTCGAAGAACACGTCGCCGAACAGCGCCGGTTCGCGGCGAACGCCTCGCACGAGTTGCGCACCCCGCTGGCGATCTCCAAGGCGCTTCTCGACGTGGCCCGCACGGATCCGGACCACGACCGCGGCGAGGTCATCGAGCGCCTGCACGCCGTCAACACCCGGGCGATCGACCTCACCGAGGCGCTGCTCCTGCTCAGCCGCGCCGAGCAGCGGACCTTCGCCCCGGAAGACGTCGACCTGTCCCTCCTCGCGGAGGAGGCCGCCGAGACACTCCTGCCCCTCGCGGAGAAGCGTGGCGTCACTCTTGAGACGCGCGGCGACATCACCCCCACCGTCGGATCGCACGCGCTCCTGCTCCAGCTGACGACGAACCTCGTGCAGAACGCGATCGTGCACAATCTGCCCGACCAGGGCAGGGTGTGGGTGACTGTCGGCGTCCACCCCGGCGGTCCCGGCCGTGTGGTGATCGCTGTCGAGAACACCGGCGCGGAGATCTCCGCACAGCTCGCCTCGACGTTCACCGAGCCGTTCCGGCGCGGCATCGAGCGCGTACACACCGACCGGGCGGGCGTCGGTGTCGGTCTCGGCCTGGCGATCGTGAAGACCATCACCCAAGCGCACGCCGGCACACTCACTCTCACCCCGCGCCCCGCCGGCGGACTGCGCGTCACCGTGGAACTTCCCGGGGCCGGGAACGGCAGCGGAAACGGAAGCGGCAAGTGA
- a CDS encoding dihydrodipicolinate synthase family protein, protein MTATTTTFEAQRAALADVVAIPVTPFAADGSIDQDVHRVLLRRALDGGVRILTPNGNTGEFYALSPEERRLVTELTIEEARGRATVLVGVGHDLPTAVGSARHARELGAQMVMVHQPVHPYVSEDGWVDYHRAIAEAVPELGVVPYIRNPVLAGARLAELADACPNVIGVKYAVPDASRFAAFARDAGLERFVWVAGLAEPYAPSYFSAGATGFTSGLVNVAPAVSLNMIEALRSGDYAGAMKVWEQIRRFEELRGANGSANNVTVVKEALASLGLCRRDVRPPSRQLPESERAEVAAIAAGWSI, encoded by the coding sequence ATGACCGCGACCACGACCACGTTCGAGGCCCAACGGGCCGCCCTCGCCGACGTGGTGGCGATCCCCGTGACCCCCTTCGCGGCGGACGGATCGATCGACCAGGACGTGCACCGCGTGCTGCTGCGCAGGGCGCTCGACGGCGGCGTGCGCATCCTCACCCCGAACGGCAACACCGGCGAGTTCTACGCCCTCAGCCCCGAAGAGCGGCGCCTCGTCACGGAGTTGACCATCGAGGAGGCGAGGGGCCGGGCCACCGTCCTGGTCGGGGTCGGGCACGATCTGCCGACCGCCGTCGGCTCCGCCCGCCATGCCCGTGAGCTGGGGGCACAGATGGTGATGGTCCATCAGCCCGTCCACCCGTACGTCTCGGAGGACGGCTGGGTCGACTACCACCGGGCGATCGCGGAGGCCGTCCCCGAACTGGGCGTCGTCCCCTACATCCGCAACCCGGTGCTCGCCGGCGCCCGGCTCGCCGAACTGGCCGACGCCTGCCCGAACGTCATCGGCGTGAAGTACGCCGTACCGGACGCGTCCCGCTTCGCCGCGTTCGCGCGGGACGCCGGGCTCGAACGCTTCGTGTGGGTGGCCGGTCTCGCCGAGCCGTACGCGCCCTCGTACTTCTCGGCGGGCGCGACGGGCTTCACGTCGGGGCTCGTCAACGTCGCCCCGGCCGTCTCGCTGAACATGATCGAGGCGCTCCGCTCCGGTGACTACGCGGGCGCCATGAAGGTCTGGGAGCAGATCCGCCGCTTCGAGGAACTGCGCGGGGCCAACGGCTCCGCCAACAACGTGACGGTCGTGAAGGAGGCCCTGGCCTCGCTCGGCCTGTGCCGCCGGGACGTCCGCCCGCCGAGCAGGCAGCTCCCCGAGTCCGAACGGGCCGAGGTCGCCGCCATCGCCGCGGGGTGGTCCATATGA
- a CDS encoding response regulator transcription factor gives MRVLIVEDEPYLAEAIRDGLRLAAIAADLAGDGDTALELLSVNAYDIAVLDRDVPGPSGDEIARSIVASGSGMPILMLTAADRLDDKTTGFALGADDYLTKPFDLQELVLRLRALDRRRAHSRPPVREIAGLRLDPFRREVYRDGRYVALTRKQFAVLEVLVGAEGGVVSAEELLERAWDENADPFTNAVRITVSALRKRLGEPWLITTVPGVGYRIDSQRVDTRQEDGHDGGGRG, from the coding sequence ATGCGTGTGCTGATCGTCGAGGACGAGCCCTATCTGGCGGAAGCAATCCGCGACGGCCTGCGCCTGGCGGCGATCGCGGCGGACCTCGCGGGTGACGGCGACACCGCGCTGGAACTGCTGAGCGTCAACGCCTACGACATCGCCGTACTCGACCGGGACGTCCCCGGGCCGTCCGGCGACGAGATCGCCAGGAGCATCGTCGCCTCCGGCAGCGGCATGCCGATCCTCATGCTCACCGCCGCCGACCGTCTCGACGACAAGACCACCGGGTTCGCACTCGGCGCCGACGACTACCTCACGAAACCGTTCGACCTGCAGGAACTCGTGCTCAGGCTCAGAGCGCTGGACCGCAGGCGGGCCCACAGCAGGCCACCCGTGCGGGAGATCGCGGGCCTGCGGCTGGACCCGTTCCGCCGCGAGGTCTACCGCGACGGCCGCTATGTCGCGCTGACCAGGAAGCAGTTCGCCGTGCTCGAAGTCCTCGTCGGCGCCGAGGGCGGTGTGGTCAGCGCCGAGGAGCTGCTGGAACGCGCGTGGGACGAGAACGCCGACCCGTTCACCAACGCTGTGCGCATCACCGTCTCGGCACTGCGCAAACGGCTCGGCGAACCCTGGCTCATCACGACCGTGCCGGGCGTCGGCTACCGCATCGACAGCCAACGCGTCGACACCCGACAGGAAGACGGACACGACGGAGGCGGGCGTGGATAG
- a CDS encoding carbohydrate ABC transporter permease, which yields MAQAAAVAKQPAPPRRRRGSATPRRLPYLLIAPAGLLMLGFIAYPVLSVFYYSLQHYNPTKPWRNGYAGFDNFTRIFTEDPQFWDTLVFSAKWVVVEVGLQLLFGLALALIVNQTFVGRSLGRAMVFSPWAVSGVLTSAIWVLLYNSQTGITRYLADMGIGEYGTSWLSDTSTVFPAAVVADLWRGVPFFAILILADLQSVSKDLYEAAEVDGASRFRQFLHITLPHLKDAIILSTLLRAVWEFNNVDLLYTLTGGGPAGETTTLPLYIANTSVDAHNFGYASALTTVAFVILLFCSMVYLRLSKFGVGGDK from the coding sequence ATGGCACAAGCCGCAGCCGTGGCGAAGCAGCCCGCGCCACCGAGGCGGCGCCGTGGCTCCGCGACGCCCCGCAGGCTCCCGTATCTGCTGATCGCCCCGGCGGGACTGCTGATGCTGGGCTTCATCGCCTACCCGGTGCTCAGCGTCTTCTACTACAGCCTGCAGCACTACAACCCCACCAAGCCGTGGCGCAACGGCTACGCGGGCTTCGACAACTTCACCCGCATCTTCACCGAGGACCCGCAGTTCTGGGACACGCTGGTCTTCAGCGCCAAGTGGGTCGTCGTGGAGGTGGGGCTCCAGCTGCTGTTCGGCCTGGCACTCGCCCTGATCGTCAACCAGACCTTCGTGGGCCGCTCGCTCGGCCGCGCCATGGTGTTCTCGCCCTGGGCCGTCTCCGGTGTGCTCACCTCCGCGATCTGGGTGCTGCTCTACAACTCCCAGACGGGCATCACCCGTTACCTCGCCGACATGGGCATCGGGGAGTACGGCACGAGCTGGCTCTCCGACACCTCCACGGTCTTCCCCGCGGCGGTGGTCGCCGACCTGTGGCGCGGCGTCCCCTTCTTCGCGATCCTCATCCTCGCCGACCTCCAGTCCGTCTCGAAGGACCTCTACGAGGCCGCCGAGGTCGACGGAGCCAGCCGCTTCAGGCAGTTCCTGCACATCACACTGCCCCACCTCAAGGACGCGATCATCCTCTCCACGCTGCTGCGCGCGGTGTGGGAGTTCAACAACGTCGACCTGCTCTACACACTCACCGGCGGCGGACCCGCGGGGGAGACGACGACACTCCCGCTCTACATCGCCAACACCAGCGTCGACGCGCACAACTTCGGCTACGCCTCGGCCCTGACCACCGTCGCGTTCGTGATCCTGCTCTTCTGCTCGATGGTCTATCTGCGGCTGAGCAAGTTCGGAGTAGGTGGGGACAAGTGA
- a CDS encoding M15 family metallopeptidase — protein MPKSWFRPKSSLSSLSSADGVVPDGVTVFDDEVPAVVNLDPDLLDALRRAATAAADDGVEFYVNSGWRSPRYQNQLLREAVFAHGSQDEAARWVATAATSPHVSGDAADIGHSDAAKWLSGHGAHYGLCQIYRNEPWHFELRTRAIGRRCPPMYANPTQDPRMQQ, from the coding sequence ATGCCGAAGTCCTGGTTCCGGCCGAAGTCCTCGCTGTCCTCCTTGTCGTCGGCCGACGGTGTCGTCCCCGACGGCGTGACGGTCTTCGACGACGAGGTCCCGGCCGTGGTGAACCTGGATCCGGATCTGCTCGACGCCCTGCGCCGGGCCGCGACGGCCGCCGCGGACGACGGGGTCGAGTTCTACGTCAACAGCGGCTGGCGTTCCCCGAGATACCAGAACCAGCTTCTTCGTGAGGCGGTCTTTGCCCACGGATCCCAGGACGAGGCCGCCCGATGGGTGGCCACCGCGGCGACGTCCCCGCACGTGTCGGGGGACGCCGCCGACATCGGGCACTCCGATGCGGCGAAGTGGCTGTCCGGGCACGGCGCCCACTACGGGCTGTGCCAGATCTACCGGAACGAACCCTGGCACTTCGAACTGCGCACCCGGGCGATCGGCCGTCGCTGCCCGCCCATGTACGCCAACCCCACCCAGGACCCGAGGATGCAGCAGTGA
- a CDS encoding GntR family transcriptional regulator, with product MTSVPTPIPSRTQFVQEGIKHRILTGQLTPGQALVETELAAQFGVSKTPVREALKTLAGTGLVVMNQYKGVTVRMVDADMAREVYDVRLLLEPEALRRSVRLGTSLDTAREALERADAATDTAQRSLANREFHRSLYVRCGNPLLGRMLDEVRDQAALVSAVAWAANPSWEREATEHREILRLALEGDSDGAARALHSHIASFVQRAFPEAQGKGEQE from the coding sequence ATGACCTCTGTGCCCACGCCGATCCCCTCCCGCACGCAGTTCGTGCAGGAAGGGATCAAACACCGCATCCTCACCGGGCAGTTGACCCCGGGGCAGGCCCTGGTCGAGACCGAGCTCGCCGCACAGTTCGGGGTGTCCAAGACGCCGGTGCGCGAGGCGCTCAAGACCCTGGCCGGCACCGGGCTCGTCGTGATGAACCAGTACAAGGGCGTCACGGTGCGCATGGTGGACGCGGACATGGCGCGCGAGGTGTACGACGTGCGGCTGCTGCTCGAACCGGAGGCGCTGCGGCGCTCCGTGCGGCTCGGCACCTCTCTCGACACGGCACGTGAGGCGCTCGAACGGGCCGACGCCGCCACCGACACCGCCCAGCGGTCCCTCGCCAACCGCGAGTTCCACCGCTCCCTGTACGTCCGCTGCGGCAACCCGCTGCTCGGCCGGATGCTCGACGAGGTCCGGGACCAGGCCGCCCTGGTCTCCGCGGTCGCCTGGGCCGCCAACCCGTCCTGGGAGCGCGAGGCCACCGAGCACCGGGAGATCCTGCGGCTCGCCCTGGAAGGCGACTCGGACGGCGCGGCGCGCGCCCTGCACTCGCACATCGCCTCGTTCGTGCAACGGGCCTTCCCCGAGGCCCAGGGAAAGGGTGAGCAGGAATGA
- a CDS encoding TIGR03086 family metal-binding protein, with amino-acid sequence MGDGETIPTALDLGPQALIVARVADAVREDQLADATPCPDYAVRHLVGHLTGLSAAFRDAGRKDLGATTDTAPTAGLPDLTPGWRAELPKLLVELAEAWRDPAAWTGETRAGGVELPGEIAGIVATDELVVHGWDLARATGQEYVPDAAALRAAYEMLAASVDDPSRGSIFGPVVPVPEDAPLLDRVIGLSGRDPGWKAADGGR; translated from the coding sequence ATGGGTGACGGAGAGACCATCCCCACGGCCCTTGACCTGGGGCCGCAGGCCCTGATCGTGGCGCGCGTCGCGGACGCGGTGCGCGAGGACCAGCTGGCGGACGCGACCCCGTGTCCGGACTACGCGGTACGCCATCTGGTCGGGCATCTGACCGGCCTCTCCGCCGCCTTCCGGGACGCCGGGCGCAAGGATCTCGGGGCCACGACGGACACCGCGCCGACGGCCGGGCTGCCGGACCTGACGCCCGGCTGGCGTGCCGAACTGCCCAAGCTGCTGGTCGAGTTGGCCGAGGCATGGCGCGATCCGGCGGCGTGGACGGGGGAGACCCGGGCGGGCGGTGTGGAACTGCCCGGCGAGATCGCGGGCATCGTCGCCACCGACGAACTCGTCGTGCACGGGTGGGACCTGGCCCGGGCCACGGGACAGGAGTACGTCCCCGACGCGGCGGCCCTGCGGGCGGCGTACGAGATGCTGGCCGCGTCCGTCGACGACCCGTCGCGCGGGAGCATCTTCGGCCCCGTGGTGCCCGTACCGGAGGACGCGCCGCTGCTGGACCGGGTGATCGGGCTGAGCGGGCGGGACCCGGGGTGGAAGGCCGCCGACGGGGGCCGCTGA
- the araD gene encoding L-arabinonate dehydratase: MSDVNPSAASTGGEDQNPDTVRQLRSHQWYGTEGLRSFSHRARTRQLGYLPEEHLGKPVIAILNTWSDINPCHVHLRDRAQAVKRGVWQAGGFPLEFPVSTLSETFQKPTPMLYRNMLAMETEELLRSYPVDGAVLMGGCDKSTPALLMGAASVDLPTVFVPAGPMLPGHWRNEILGSGTDMWKYWDDKRAGLIGDCEMTELESGLARSPGHCMTMGTASTLTAAAEALGVTVPGASSIPAVDSGHDRMAAASGLRIVELVRRDRKLSDILTQEAFEDAVATVLGLGGSTNAVIHLIAMAGRAGARLTLDDFDRIARTVPVLANVRPGGRTYLMEDFHFAGGLPGFLSRITDLLHLDRPTVSHDSLREQLASAQVHNDEVIRTRENPVAAEGGVAVLRGNLCPDGAVIKHISAEPHLLKHTGPAVVFDDYKTMQRTINDPELGITADTVLVLRNAGPKGGPGMPEYGMLPIPDHLLKQGVRDMVRISDARMSGTSYGACVLHVAPESYIGGPLALVRTGDTITLDVEARSLQLNVDDEELERRRERWTAPPERFERGYGALYNEQITQADTGCDFAFLARPGKVPDPYAG; this comes from the coding sequence ATGAGCGACGTCAACCCATCGGCGGCGTCCACCGGCGGCGAGGACCAGAACCCGGACACCGTACGGCAGTTGCGTAGCCACCAGTGGTACGGCACCGAGGGCCTGCGCTCCTTCAGCCACCGGGCGCGCACCCGTCAGCTCGGCTACCTCCCCGAGGAGCACCTCGGCAAGCCGGTCATCGCGATCCTCAACACCTGGTCCGACATCAACCCCTGCCACGTCCACCTGCGCGACCGCGCCCAGGCGGTCAAGCGGGGCGTGTGGCAGGCCGGCGGCTTCCCGCTGGAGTTCCCGGTGTCGACGCTGAGCGAGACCTTCCAGAAGCCGACGCCGATGCTCTACCGCAACATGCTCGCGATGGAGACCGAGGAGCTGCTGAGGTCGTACCCGGTGGACGGGGCCGTCCTGATGGGCGGCTGCGACAAGTCCACACCCGCCCTGCTCATGGGCGCCGCGTCCGTCGACCTGCCGACCGTGTTCGTGCCCGCCGGGCCCATGCTGCCGGGCCACTGGCGCAACGAGATCCTCGGCTCCGGCACCGACATGTGGAAGTACTGGGACGACAAGCGCGCGGGCCTCATCGGCGACTGCGAGATGACCGAACTGGAGAGCGGTCTCGCGCGTTCGCCCGGCCACTGCATGACCATGGGTACGGCGTCCACGCTCACCGCGGCCGCCGAGGCGCTCGGGGTCACCGTGCCCGGCGCCTCCAGCATCCCCGCGGTCGACTCCGGGCACGACCGGATGGCCGCCGCCTCGGGGCTCAGGATCGTCGAACTGGTCCGCAGGGACCGGAAGTTGTCCGACATCCTCACCCAGGAGGCCTTCGAGGACGCCGTGGCGACCGTCCTCGGACTCGGCGGCTCCACCAACGCCGTGATCCACCTCATCGCCATGGCCGGCCGCGCCGGAGCCCGGCTCACCCTCGACGACTTCGACCGCATCGCCCGTACGGTGCCGGTCCTGGCCAACGTACGGCCCGGCGGCCGTACGTACCTCATGGAGGACTTCCACTTCGCCGGCGGACTGCCCGGGTTCCTCTCGCGGATCACCGATCTGCTGCACCTGGACCGGCCGACCGTCTCGCACGACAGCCTGCGCGAACAGCTCGCCTCCGCGCAGGTGCACAACGACGAGGTCATCCGCACCCGCGAGAACCCCGTCGCCGCCGAGGGAGGCGTCGCCGTCCTGCGCGGCAACCTCTGCCCCGACGGCGCCGTCATCAAGCACATCTCCGCCGAGCCCCACCTGCTCAAGCACACCGGTCCCGCGGTCGTCTTCGACGATTACAAGACCATGCAACGCACCATCAACGACCCGGAGCTGGGCATCACCGCCGACACCGTACTGGTGCTGCGCAACGCCGGACCCAAGGGCGGCCCGGGCATGCCCGAGTACGGGATGCTGCCGATCCCCGACCATCTGCTGAAGCAGGGCGTACGGGACATGGTGCGGATCTCGGATGCCCGGATGAGCGGCACGAGTTACGGCGCCTGTGTGCTGCACGTGGCGCCCGAGTCGTACATCGGCGGGCCGCTCGCGCTGGTCCGCACCGGCGACACCATCACGCTCGACGTCGAAGCGCGCAGCCTGCAACTCAACGTGGACGACGAGGAGTTGGAGCGGCGCCGGGAGCGGTGGACCGCGCCGCCCGAGCGCTTCGAGCGAGGCTACGGCGCGCTCTACAACGAACAGATCACCCAGGCCGACACCGGGTGCGACTTCGCCTTCCTGGCCCGGCCGGGCAAGGTGCCGGACCCGTACGCGGGCTGA
- a CDS encoding Gfo/Idh/MocA family protein: protein MSDLECPFPVVLAGARGHGRWHLENIRRLQDKGLVRLAGICELTPLTEEELAGFSAAGSGSRTGSSSGFGELPEQSADFGALLDSTGAAIAVICTPIPTHTDLALTAAARGVHLLLEKPPAPSYAEFRRMADGVAAAGVVCQIGFQSMGSHAVPAIRELIAEGAIGRVDGIGGAGAWGRAEEYYRRAPWAGRRRLNGADVVDGVLTNPLAHAVATALALDGATRAEDVAGIETELLRANDIESDDTSCVRVTTAGGSRITVAATLCAEHPDEPYVLVHGTEGRITFWYKQDRVLVQRSGHGPQELTYGRTDLLENLVEHLGGRAGLLVAPDETGAFMKVVEAIRQAPDPRALPDEAWYLDADENRRIVPGVDGLVAAAADTLALYSELGASWALSKEVST from the coding sequence ATGAGCGACCTCGAATGTCCCTTTCCCGTCGTCCTCGCGGGGGCCCGGGGTCACGGCCGCTGGCACCTGGAGAACATCCGCCGCCTCCAGGACAAGGGCCTGGTGCGCCTCGCGGGAATCTGCGAACTGACTCCGCTCACGGAGGAGGAACTGGCGGGCTTCTCCGCGGCCGGCTCCGGCTCGCGTACCGGTTCCAGCTCCGGCTTCGGTGAACTTCCCGAGCAGTCCGCCGACTTCGGCGCCCTGCTGGACTCCACCGGCGCCGCGATCGCCGTGATCTGCACGCCGATCCCCACCCACACCGACCTGGCACTGACGGCCGCCGCCAGGGGCGTACACCTGCTTCTTGAGAAGCCGCCCGCGCCGTCGTACGCCGAGTTCCGGCGGATGGCCGACGGGGTCGCGGCGGCCGGGGTGGTGTGCCAGATCGGATTCCAGTCGATGGGCTCGCACGCCGTGCCCGCGATCCGGGAACTCATCGCCGAGGGCGCGATCGGCCGGGTGGACGGGATCGGCGGAGCCGGGGCCTGGGGCCGCGCCGAGGAGTACTACCGCCGGGCGCCCTGGGCCGGCCGGCGCCGGCTGAACGGGGCCGACGTCGTCGACGGCGTCCTGACGAACCCCCTCGCCCACGCCGTCGCCACCGCCCTCGCGCTCGACGGCGCCACCCGCGCCGAGGACGTCGCCGGCATCGAGACCGAGCTGCTGCGCGCCAACGACATCGAGTCCGACGACACCTCCTGCGTCCGCGTCACCACCGCGGGCGGCAGCCGCATCACCGTCGCCGCGACCCTGTGCGCCGAACACCCCGACGAGCCGTACGTCCTCGTGCACGGCACCGAGGGCCGGATCACCTTCTGGTACAAGCAGGACCGCGTCCTCGTCCAGCGCTCGGGACACGGCCCGCAGGAGCTCACGTACGGCAGGACCGATCTGCTGGAGAACCTGGTCGAGCACCTCGGAGGCAGGGCCGGGCTGCTGGTCGCCCCCGACGAGACGGGCGCCTTCATGAAGGTCGTCGAGGCGATCCGGCAGGCGCCGGACCCGCGCGCGCTGCCCGACGAGGCCTGGTACCTCGACGCCGACGAGAACCGCCGGATCGTGCCCGGGGTCGACGGACTCGTCGCGGCCGCCGCCGACACCCTCGCCCTCTACTCCGAACTGGGCGCCTCGTGGGCACTGTCGAAAGAGGTGAGCACCTGA
- a CDS encoding carbohydrate ABC transporter permease, whose amino-acid sequence MTKDIDTITPAAPTPVADEPPQRPRKGRRAWDEAPRWQIYLPLGIYLVFTLVPFYWILLFALRPTGSTSLVPWPMTFEHFDKVWNDRSFGTYFENSVYVGLATLLMTTLVALAGGYALARFDFKIKRAFMLALLCSQFVPGALLLVPLFQIFAELQMINSLGSVIIAETVFQLPLSMILISGFIRNVPYSLEEAAWVDGCNRFTGFRVVVLPLLRPGLIAVGSFAFVHSWNHFLFALMFLSNQEKQTIPVGLNSLMSADSVDLGALAAGGIIAAVPVVIVFAFIQKWLITGFSAGAVKG is encoded by the coding sequence ATCACCAAGGACATCGACACCATCACGCCGGCCGCGCCGACACCGGTGGCCGACGAGCCGCCGCAGCGCCCGCGCAAGGGCAGGCGCGCCTGGGACGAGGCCCCGCGCTGGCAGATCTACCTCCCGCTCGGCATCTACCTCGTCTTCACCCTCGTCCCCTTCTACTGGATCCTGCTCTTCGCGCTGCGGCCCACCGGCTCGACCTCGCTCGTGCCCTGGCCGATGACTTTCGAGCACTTCGACAAGGTGTGGAACGACCGCAGCTTCGGCACGTACTTCGAGAACAGCGTGTACGTCGGACTCGCCACGCTCCTCATGACCACGCTCGTCGCGCTGGCCGGCGGCTACGCCCTCGCCCGCTTCGACTTCAAGATCAAGCGCGCCTTCATGCTGGCGCTGCTCTGCTCGCAGTTCGTGCCGGGCGCGCTGCTCCTGGTGCCGCTGTTCCAGATCTTCGCCGAGCTCCAGATGATCAACTCGCTGGGCAGCGTCATCATCGCCGAGACCGTCTTCCAGCTGCCGCTGTCGATGATCCTGATCAGCGGCTTCATCCGGAACGTGCCGTACTCCCTCGAAGAGGCCGCCTGGGTCGACGGCTGCAACCGCTTCACCGGCTTCCGGGTCGTCGTCCTGCCGCTGCTGCGGCCCGGACTGATCGCGGTGGGCTCCTTCGCCTTCGTGCACTCCTGGAACCACTTCCTGTTCGCCCTGATGTTCCTCAGCAACCAGGAGAAGCAGACGATCCCCGTCGGCCTCAACAGCCTGATGAGCGCCGACAGCGTCGACCTGGGCGCGCTCGCCGCCGGCGGCATCATCGCGGCCGTGCCCGTCGTGATCGTCTTCGCCTTCATCCAGAAGTGGCTGATCACGGGCTTCAGCGCCGGGGCGGTGAAGGGATGA
- a CDS encoding endonuclease/exonuclease/phosphatase family protein: MTQADTGDATGTADVTETPDVTGTAVVAGTGDVTGTVGTTVAARIRRAVRVGLRRPEPWKRGPVLTALALLLGLSMLLHARIPNRIGNLGSLVETFLPWLGLFVPVLLAGALWRRSASAVLALLLPVTVWLNLFGGLLGDKSHPGGDLTVASHNVGAGNPDPAGTARDLAASGADVLALEELTPQDRGTYEKGLARTYPHHTVLGTVGLWSRLPLSDSRPVDIRTDVGPLADTKPAEDRLADNRALRTTVATDRGPLAVYVAHLGSARVNPRAGFWTESRDRNALALAEAVAAEPNERVVLLGDLNGTMDDRAFDGLTSRLESVQDTAGGGFGFTWPARFPVARIDQILVRGVRPESSRVLPATGSDHLPVAAAISW, encoded by the coding sequence ATGACGCAGGCCGACACGGGTGATGCGACCGGTACGGCTGACGTGACCGAGACGCCTGACGTGACCGGCACGGCTGTCGTGGCCGGCACGGGCGATGTGACCGGCACGGTGGGCACGACGGTCGCGGCCCGTATCCGGCGGGCGGTCCGCGTCGGCCTGCGGCGGCCGGAGCCCTGGAAGCGCGGCCCGGTGCTCACGGCGCTGGCGCTGCTGCTGGGCCTGTCCATGCTGCTGCACGCGAGGATCCCGAACCGGATCGGGAATCTCGGCAGCCTGGTGGAGACCTTCCTGCCCTGGCTCGGCCTGTTCGTTCCGGTGCTGCTCGCCGGGGCACTGTGGCGCCGCTCCGCCTCCGCGGTGCTCGCGCTCCTGTTGCCGGTCACGGTGTGGCTGAACCTCTTCGGCGGGCTGCTCGGCGACAAGTCCCACCCGGGCGGCGACCTCACCGTGGCGAGCCACAACGTCGGCGCCGGCAATCCCGATCCGGCCGGCACCGCCCGTGACCTGGCCGCCTCCGGGGCGGACGTGCTGGCGCTGGAGGAACTGACCCCGCAGGACCGCGGCACGTACGAGAAGGGGCTGGCGAGGACCTACCCGCACCACACCGTGCTGGGCACGGTCGGGCTGTGGAGCAGACTGCCGCTGTCGGACAGCCGGCCCGTCGACATCCGGACGGACGTCGGACCGCTGGCGGACACCAAGCCGGCCGAGGACAGGCTGGCCGACAACCGGGCGCTGCGCACCACGGTGGCCACGGACCGCGGGCCGCTGGCGGTGTACGTGGCCCACCTGGGGTCCGCGCGGGTGAATCCCCGGGCGGGCTTCTGGACGGAATCGCGGGACAGGAACGCCCTGGCGCTGGCTGAGGCCGTCGCCGCCGAGCCGAACGAGCGTGTGGTGCTGCTCGGAGACCTGAACGGCACCATGGACGACCGCGCGTTCGACGGCCTGACCTCGCGGCTGGAGTCGGTCCAGGACACGGCGGGGGGCGGCTTCGGTTTCACCTGGCCGGCGAGGTTCCCGGTGGCGCGGATCGACCAGATCCTGGTCCGCGGTGTGCGGCCGGAGAGCTCGCGGGTGCTGCCGGCCACCGGCAGCGACCACCTGCCGGTGGCCGCCGCGATCAGCTGGTGA